The following coding sequences are from one Achromobacter sp. B7 window:
- a CDS encoding Crp/Fnr family transcriptional regulator gives MSDVSNVVSAAALAELFGACSWFAALEAGHQELVLATARAEHVANGAWIARRNAPSDYWLGVHTGLLKLAIYNESGRSCTFSGVPRGGWFGEGSVIKRELRKYDVVAIQPSLVMLVPAATFHALLAASLPFSHFVIGQLNDRMGEFIASIQNHRLMDADARVAQSLAQLFNPQLYPSTDLTLAISQEELGYLTGLSRQRVNQALQTLADAQILALAYHQIKVLDLNRLRQFGLEQI, from the coding sequence ATGTCCGATGTTTCAAACGTTGTTTCCGCCGCCGCGCTGGCCGAGCTCTTTGGCGCCTGTTCGTGGTTCGCCGCACTGGAGGCCGGCCACCAGGAACTGGTGCTGGCGACGGCGCGCGCGGAACACGTGGCCAATGGCGCCTGGATCGCGCGGCGCAACGCGCCATCGGACTATTGGCTGGGCGTGCACACGGGCTTGCTCAAGCTGGCCATCTATAACGAGTCGGGCCGCAGTTGCACGTTTTCCGGTGTGCCGCGTGGCGGCTGGTTTGGCGAAGGCAGCGTCATCAAGCGCGAGCTGCGCAAATACGATGTGGTGGCGATCCAGCCGTCGCTGGTGATGTTGGTGCCGGCCGCCACGTTCCATGCGCTGCTGGCCGCCAGCCTGCCGTTTTCGCATTTCGTCATCGGCCAGCTGAACGACCGCATGGGGGAATTCATTGCATCGATCCAGAACCATCGTTTGATGGATGCCGATGCGCGGGTGGCGCAGTCGCTGGCCCAGCTGTTCAACCCGCAGCTGTATCCGTCGACCGACCTGACGCTGGCGATTTCGCAAGAAGAACTAGGCTATCTGACCGGCCTGTCGCGCCAGCGGGTGAACCAGGCGTTGCAGACCCTGGCGGACGCGCAGATCCTGGCGCTGGCGTATCACCAGATCAAGGTGCTGGATTTGAACCGGCTGCGGCAGTTCGGGCTGGAGCAGATCTAG
- a CDS encoding aspartate/glutamate racemase family protein, producing the protein MNSAPMTTNPTTTGPVATAALHIGIVACSAEGAALCYRTLCAEGSQRMGPHAHPEISLHTHSLADYVVCLNNQDLAGVGALMLSSANKLARAGADLLICPDNTIHQAWGHALPRSPLPWLHIAEEVALQAAAQGFRRIGILGTRWLVDSEVYPDKLGAQGLQWVRPIEEDRLTLGRIIMDELVYGVFQPESVARLQGIVERLRDAGCDAVVLGCTELPLVLNDGNCALPTLDSTRILARAALSRALSGALSPAPSPAPAPR; encoded by the coding sequence ATGAACAGTGCGCCGATGACCACCAACCCCACGACCACCGGCCCGGTCGCCACCGCCGCCCTGCACATCGGCATCGTTGCCTGTTCGGCCGAAGGCGCCGCGCTGTGCTATCGCACCTTGTGTGCCGAAGGTTCGCAGCGCATGGGGCCGCACGCGCACCCCGAAATATCGCTGCATACCCATTCGCTGGCGGACTACGTGGTGTGCCTGAACAACCAGGACCTGGCCGGTGTGGGCGCGTTAATGCTGTCATCGGCCAACAAGCTGGCGCGCGCCGGGGCTGACTTGCTGATCTGCCCCGACAACACCATCCATCAGGCGTGGGGCCATGCGCTGCCGCGTTCGCCGCTGCCCTGGCTGCATATCGCCGAGGAAGTTGCCTTGCAGGCCGCCGCGCAAGGCTTTCGGCGCATTGGCATCCTGGGCACGCGGTGGCTGGTCGATAGCGAGGTGTATCCGGACAAGCTGGGCGCGCAAGGGCTGCAATGGGTGCGCCCCATCGAAGAAGACCGTCTCACGCTGGGCCGCATCATCATGGACGAACTGGTTTACGGCGTATTCCAGCCCGAGTCGGTCGCGCGCCTGCAAGGCATTGTGGAACGCTTGCGCGATGCCGGTTGCGACGCCGTGGTGCTGGGCTGCACCGAACTGCCGCTGGTGCTGAACGACGGCAACTGCGCCTTGCCCACGCTGGATTCCACACGCATCCTGGCGCGCGCCGCGCTGTCACGCGCGCTGTCCGGCGCCCTGTCGCCCGCGCCCTCACCCGCCCCGGCGCCGCGCTGA
- a CDS encoding MarR family winged helix-turn-helix transcriptional regulator: MATGKPDAWSLFLTAHALVVEEIEKRLSAADLPPLAWYDALWALERAPDGTARMFEMAERMVIARYNLTRLMDRIEAAGLVERFRSDEDRRATYARLTPKGRALRREMWKVYGPAIDELFLSRLPAAQQAAMAKSFVDIARHVRALNQDPAS; encoded by the coding sequence ATGGCCACGGGCAAGCCCGACGCATGGAGCCTCTTCCTGACCGCGCACGCGCTGGTGGTAGAGGAGATTGAAAAACGGCTGTCGGCAGCCGACCTGCCGCCGCTGGCGTGGTACGACGCGCTATGGGCGCTGGAACGCGCCCCGGACGGCACGGCGCGCATGTTCGAAATGGCCGAACGCATGGTGATCGCGCGCTATAACCTGACGCGCTTGATGGACCGGATCGAGGCGGCCGGCCTGGTCGAGCGCTTTCGTTCCGACGAGGACAGGCGCGCCACCTATGCCCGCCTGACGCCCAAGGGCCGCGCGCTGCGGCGCGAGATGTGGAAGGTGTACGGCCCGGCCATCGACGAATTGTTCCTGTCGCGATTGCCCGCCGCGCAACAAGCCGCCATGGCCAAGAGCTTTGTCGACATTGCCCGCCACGTGCGGGCGTTGAACCAGGACCCTGCCTCATGA